The genomic stretch GGGAGCCGCAGGCCCCGAACCCCCGCCCTCGGGGCCCCGCGGGCGGCCACCTCCGTCCCCGCCCCTTGCGCAGGTCACCCCGCCGCCCGCCCCTTTCCCTCGGCCCGGCAGCCGGCAGGCAGGGAAGTGTCGTAAAGCCAGGCCCAGGAAACTTTACCCGGGGTAACAGCCGAGGCGCTTTACGGCGGCGGCGGAGTGGGAGCGCGGCGGTGGctgagcggcggcggcggcggcggcggcggggaccGGTGCGGGGTGAGCGGGGCGCAGGGCCCGGGCAGGGGCCGCGGTGACAGGGCGGGCGGCGGGGCGCGGGCGGCGCCGAGGGGCCGCGGGCTGTGCGCGAGCGCGCGCGCGCGTGGGAGTGAGTgtgtggctgggggctggggggtggCGGGCGGGCGGCATCGGGGCGGCCGGGGGGCGCAGCGCCGGGAAGACGGTTCGTGCCTTTGTCTCCCACCCCCCCTCGCCCCGCCGCGCGCACACGGCCCGGCGCCGTTCCTCCCACATCCCCGCCGGCGCCCCGCGATGGGCCGGCAGCGTCTCACAcggccttccctccctcccctcctcctcgtAGGATGGCGGAGGTACCGCCTGGGCCTAGCAGCCTCCTCCCACCTCCGGCACCGCCGGCCCCGGCGGCGGCCGAGCCCCGCTGCCCCTTCCCGGCGGGGGCCGCCCTGGCCTGCTGCAGCGACGACGAGGACGACGACGAGGAGCGCGAGGCGGCGGCCCAGGGGCGGCCGTGCGTCCGCTGCCCTCCGCCGCAGCCCCagccgcagccgcagcagcagcagcagctcaacgGATTGATCAGCCCCGAACTGCGACACCTCCGGGCGGCCGCCTCCCTCAAGAGCAAGGTCCTGACGAACGCGGCCGGCCCCGACGGGGACCCCCGAGCGACTGCCACGGACGAGGGGTCCCCTCCGCCGGCGCACCCCCACGAGGCCAGAACTGCGCTCCCCAGCCCGGCCCTggaagcggcggcggcggcgcgcaaTGGACTGGCCGAGGGCGcagggcggcagcagcagcagcagcagcagcggcaggaaGAGGACAACGATGACCAGGAGGAGCAGGTGCGGCTGCTGTCCGCGTCCCTAAGCGCCGGCTGCAGTGTAAGGAGCCCCTCGGGCAGGGAGGTGGAGCCCGGCGAGGATCGGACGATACGCTACGTCCGATACGAGTCCGAGCTGCAGATGCCCGACATTATGAGACTGATCACCAAAGATCTGTCCGAACCCTACTCCATTTATACCTATAGATATTTTATCCACAATTGGCCACAGCTGTGCTTCTTGGTAAGTGCGTGTGCAGGGCCAAGGGGGTTGACCCCTTGCACGAGAGGCAGGCGGTTGCGGGGCaggtggggtgcagggtcccctccCGCAGACGCAGGCGGCAGAGCGGTGTCTCTGTGCGAGGTGACCGCGGTTCCGGGCCGGTCAGTGCAGGTGCTGGGAAGGGGCGCCCCCTCCGCCGCGTCCCGCCTGCGCGTTGCGGGTTtacgcggggcggggcggggcgggggtctCGGGTCCCAGCACCTGAGCCGCCTGGAATTGCCCTGCGAGCGCTCTGCAGGCCTGTGGTTTGATCCCGGTTCTGGGCGGGGGCAGCCTTATTACTTCTTGTCCCATCAGCAG from Ochotona princeps isolate mOchPri1 chromosome 6, mOchPri1.hap1, whole genome shotgun sequence encodes the following:
- the NAA30 gene encoding N-alpha-acetyltransferase 30, coding for MAEVPPGPSSLLPPPAPPAPAAAEPRCPFPAGAALACCSDDEDDDEEREAAAQGRPCVRCPPPQPQPQPQQQQQLNGLISPELRHLRAAASLKSKVLTNAAGPDGDPRATATDEGSPPPAHPHEARTALPSPALEAAAAARNGLAEGAGRQQQQQQQRQEEDNDDQEEQVRLLSASLSAGCSVRSPSGREVEPGEDRTIRYVRYESELQMPDIMRLITKDLSEPYSIYTYRYFIHNWPQLCFLAVVGEECVGAIVCKLDMHKKMFRRGYIAMLAVDSKYRRNGIGTNLVKKAIYAMVEGDCDEVVLETEITNKSALKLYENLGFVRDKRLFRYYLNGVDALRLKLWLR